Proteins encoded by one window of Rutidosis leptorrhynchoides isolate AG116_Rl617_1_P2 chromosome 7, CSIRO_AGI_Rlap_v1, whole genome shotgun sequence:
- the LOC139859844 gene encoding uncharacterized protein codes for MQFSKLDRFLISDDILKIWPNITSKTLNRDLSDHCPIILRNTFVDSGLKPIRVFNTWLELKDADSVIKRAWSIPTNGNRPDCIFCNRLKNVKMEIKKHSSQLENLDSKILNHLNAINECETIAELRPLSETEQNKWIEEKMLHIDKEKKKSNMLKQKSRIKCALEGDENSEYFHNFINRRTKKNNIQDITINGTWSEDPHIIKEETYQ; via the coding sequence ATGCAATTTAGTAAGCTAGATAGATTTCTGATTTCCGATGATATTCTTAAGATTTGGCCCAACATCACCTCCAAAACTCTTAACCGTGACCTTTCCGACCACTGCCCTATAATCCTAAGAAACACCTTCGTTGATTCTGGTCTAAAGCCTATTCGGGTTTTCAACACGTGGCTTGAACTAAAGGATGCTGATAGTGTCATTAAAAGGGCTTGGTCTATTCCTACAAACGGTAATCGTCCTGATTGTATATTCTGTAACAGACTTAAAAATGTTAAAATGGAAATTAAAAAACATAGCTCCCAACTTGAAAACCTAGACTCTAAAATCCTTAACCATCTTaatgccattaacgaatgtgaaaCAATAGCAGAACTCAGACCCCTTTCCGAAACTGAACAAAACAAATGGATCGAAGAAAAAATGCTACACATTGACAAAGAAAAAAAGAAATctaacatgttaaaacaaaagtCACGCATTAAATGTGCACTCGAAGGGGATGAAAATTCTGAATACTTCCATAACTTTATAAATAGACGAACAAAGAAAAATAACATCCAAGACATTACAATTAATGGAACATGGTCCGAAGATCCTCACATCATTAAAGAAGAAACTTACCAATAG